The genomic window GAAAGGGTGGCCCTGGCCTGAAcaggggctgcagggccgggCTGCCTGGGCTGAGCCATCCCGAGGAAGGGCTCCCGCACCACTATTCCCACCTGGGGCTGTGAGGGGCCCAGTGTTGCTGCCCCAATGGTGGGGGATAACCCTTCCTCCTGGCTGGGAACTACATTGCAGGTTGGGGGGCAGGCTGTGAATTTGGGGTCCACAACCCTGTCTTCCCACAGAGGATCCCGTGGTGAGAAGATTCCTGGCCTGGGACCGAAGCCTGATGGTCTCTGATAAGGTACCTGCTGGGGTTGCTGAGCGACTGTCCCGGGGACCCGCCAAGCTCACCCTTGCCTGGGTACCTTTGCTCTCTTTGCTCTTGGGGGGCTGAGTGTGAAACCTGGGCAGGGACGGTGCGGTCACTGAGGCCGCATATGCATTTGCCCCAAGCCCAGGTCACACAGGCACTCCAGTCTTGCTGGGTCATGTCCTCGGGGGTCCCTCTCCTCTCCATTCAGCAAATACCCGCAAAGTCCTCCCCTTTGTCGAGTTCCTGGATCTCCTTCCCCTCCGCCCAGCCCTGGTGACCCGTCCCCGTATCTCCCTAGTACCTGCTGGCCATGGTCGTCGCCTACTTCAGCCGCTCTGGCCTCTTCTGCTGGCAGATCCGTCGCATTCACTTCTTCCTGGCACTGTGAGTACCGACCCCAGGAAGCCCCAACACAGCCGCGCCGTGACCCCATCAGCCTCCATCAACCCCTGGGGACCCTCCGTGCGGTTCCCTGAAGGAAGAGGTATGTGTGAACACGGGTGGCGCGCTGTGTCCGCAGCTACCTGGCCAGCGACATGgaggaagacaaccaggcgccCAAGCAGAGCATCTTCGCCTTCCTGTACGGCCAGAGCCGCCTGCAGCGGCCTCTGTTCCACCGGCTCCGGCTCCAGCTGCTGCGCTCCATGGGCTGGAGAGCCTGGGTGACCCGCGAGGAGTGCGAGCAGGTGGGGCCGAGGCGGGGTTCGGAGAGGGGCTGGCCGCAGGCTGGGGGGGCCAAGCCAGTCGGCAACACGGGCCCCATCTGTCTTCACAGATCCAGGCCTATGAGCCTGAGCTGTGGGTGTGGAGCCGAGACCGTGCCAGGCTGACCTAGAGCCTGGCCAGGAGGCGGGGTGCGGGCCGAGGGGGTAAgtggggccctggggtgcagaCCAGAGCCAGTCTGCTGGGGAAGCCCTGGGGACTGCTGGTGCCTGGGCCTCATCTCCTCCTGCTTAGCCATTGGAGCCTGGTGCTGGCACCCAGCATGCTCACGCCTGCTTCCCCGGGGtgatggagaggtgggggggggcccaGCTGGACCCCCAGAGGTCCTGTTCCTGGCACTGAGATCACCCTCGGGTCAAGGCCGAGAGGCTTTAGAAACAGAGACGGAAGCTGGGTTCAGGGTGAGGGAAGGTCCACATCCCCTCAGACTGTCAATGATCTTTTCCATCCATCCAGGGCCTGCCCGTGCCCAGAACATCGCCACCAAGACTGTCATCAGATGCCCCAGACACCGGAAAACTGGCCCAGGGTCAGAAAGAAATTCATCTACAAGCAGCTAATGGTGCCTGGGTTACAGGTGAAGACCCACacaactgccccccaccccagcggcAAGAGTTGCTCCATCCCCCGCCCCTCACATCACCAGCTGCAAGGTACCACTGAGGAAAAAGTCAATCCAGACTGCCCACTCCAGTCTCCTATATGGACAACCTAGAAGAACCCAGAATATTCTAGAAGGTTATGTTGAGTTGGGGGCACTTGAGGAGTCTGGCAAAAGGCAACaaaaaatccattttcttttatgttccGTGATCTGGAAAATGTCCCCAATTTCAGATCATGTGCCTGAGTCCACTGTCCTGGGAGGTGAGAACCTCAGTCCCGCTTGTACCATCGGCCCTAGGGGCTTGAAGAAAGGGGCCTGTGCGGGGCAGGAAAGGTTAGGTCTGGCTGTGAGAACTGCTGGGGGGACACTGAGCCCTGCGTGCCGACCGCTGGTTAATGGTGGGTCTCATAATGTTTGTCATAGAAATAGTTGTTTCATAGTTTATACTTAAGGCATCCTAAATTGACATCGCCAGCTAACATGCTGTTGCTATAGTTTTGTGAtgcttattcttatttatttctagtttcttcAATAAAGATAATTTTGGTTTCATGTTCAATTCTTTGAGTTTTAACTGGGATATTTAAAATGAATCTTTTTCTTAACGTCTGAGGCTATTCCTGGGGAAGGGTGGTCAGGGGCAGACATGGGCAGAATCAGAGCTCCATTCCATCCCGCGTTTTTGAGTGTCACCCAATATGAATCTTTTTCTTAACGTCTGAGGCTATTCCTGGGGAAGGGTGGTCAGGGGCAGACATGGGCAGAATCAGAGCTCCATTCCATCCCGCGTTTTTGAGTGTCAcctgggagaagaggggaggcCAGGATGCCTCCTGGGAATTGTGGGAAAGCCGCGCTTCTGACCCAGACCAGGGGGTGTGGCTGGCTATGGAGCGGCGATCCTGGCACATAGCAGGGTGCTGAGGAGTCTCAGCAGCAGCCCCAAATGGGCTGGGCCTGGACGGAACACATGGGAGGCctcgagtttgattcctgccacctgggttactgagcacctctggatgtggctctGGTTCTTCTGCCTGGAGGAGTgacagagggacacagagagaaCAGAACTagcagccaagcagcatgaacaCAGAGTGGACCCCAGGAGGAGCCAGGGTAGTGGGGACAGCAGGGCTGACCATAGGCCACAGGGCAGGCTCCCATAGGCTCGGGTGTGGCTGTCCAGCCCTCAcgtgatgggggcgggggagaaatGGGGCCCCGAACACTTCGGAGATGCAGCAGCAGGAGAAAAGGAGAGCTGGGATGGGAGGGGGCTCAGGAGCTGAGGACACACACCCTATTGCTGCAGCATGTGGTCCTGGAATCCCAGGATCCAGAAGCCCCAAGACAAGCTGGGGAGTCTCGGGATGCACCCCCAAGTCCTTTCCCCAGATGAGCTGTGACCACCAGCTGGAAAGTCTGGACCCGTGGGGGTGCTGTGGGGCAATTTCCCATACAGAACCCCTTTCTACAGCCTCAGCAGGCTATTCCAGCCAGTCTGGACAGGCAGGGAGCCTGGGAGCAAATGATTTCCCTTCCCTGCTAGGGACATCGCCTTCCCTGCTAGGACCCTCCcagtctcacactcacacacaccagtcacacacacacagcccctccacacacacacacacacacacacacacacacacacacacacacacacacacacacacacacacacacacacacacccctatgcCTCTGAAGGCGGAAAATGTCCCTGGCTCTTGGCGACAGACTTGGGCACTTAGAGGGCTGGGGACTGACAGCAGGAAATCGAGCCCCAGGTTGGTCCTGCCCCACATGGCCTTAGCCATGCCCTGCCTGTGAAGCACGTGCCTCGCCGTTTCATAGGTGCCATGACACATTCCTGCAGTTCGTgtctgcgccccccgccccggtccCCCCGTCCACATCAGGTTCTGGAATGGCAGAGCCGCGGGCCTGGATCCCGCAGGAGGTCATGCATGGGCATGCAGGCATGTCCAGCCGTGGCCAACGGGAAAACCCCATGTCCCAGCACCGGTGGAAGAGGGCCCGCCACCTCCTCCGTGCAGAACCAAGCCTGAGCTCTGAGCAACGCCGGGTGCggcaacaaaacagaacaaaaagctgCTCGCGACCCTGTCTGCACTCCCTGGGGGGTCTGTGTCACGGCCGTCAGGCCCAGCGTGGTCCACCCCAACTGCCCCTCGGTGCACGGCTTCCAACCCACTCACTGCGCTCTCGACTCCCTCTGCTCCAGGAACTGCAGCGCCCGGGGAAGCCGGGGAAGCCGGGCGCGCTCTCCATCACTCCCGGGGGCCGTCCGGGTGTGCATCGGACAGAGCCGCTCTCAGGCTTTGCAGCCTCCCGTCGGTCTGCGCGCGTCGTGAGCAAAGTACCAGGGGCCGGGACCGATCGCGCTCGGCATCCGGAACGCGACACACTTCCCCTTTACCCGGAGCGGGTGGTGAGGGACCTTCGGGCCCCGGGGCGCGGTGGCTGCTGGGAAATGAGTCCGGCTCGGAGGCTCCTGGAGGACGCCGGAAATGGGATTCCCGCGGGCCGCGCCGGGCAAGCGTGTGCGCACGCGCGCCGCCCGCTTCCGCTCGATGCCCAGGTAACCGCTCGGCGCCCGCTGGGGCCCTCCGGCGGCGGCCCGCGAGCTGGCAGCGCGGGTTCGCGCGATTCGGCCGGGCCGAGCGCGAGCTGCAGCGGGCGGGGAGGCCCGGACACCGATCGCCCGCCGGGGCCGGCTCTAGGCCCGCGGGGTAGGTCAGGGTTTGCAGCCTCGAGGCCGCGCCGGGCCGGGGGCAGCGCGGCGAGACCTCCCTGTGGGCTGGGGTCACCGTCCCTCCGGCTCCGTGTCTCCGCGTCTCCGGGGACCCCGCGGCGGGGAGGGGTTTGTGTGGGCCCGAAGGGCCGTGGGTGGACCCGCGTCCGAGCCCGTCCGAGCACTTTGCGCTGCATCGCGCGTTTCGTCGTGAAACTCACGCACACCGTTGCCGGGGAACTCGGGTGGTTTCAGTTAAATCCCCGTGAGGTGCGATTGCCGTGAAGAGCCCGGCTCCAGTCCCAGGCCTGCACAAACACAGGATCCTTGGGAGCCGCACCTCGAGGTCCTACAAGCAAACCTCGCTGACCCGGCCGCCTCCACCCGTGCGGCGTGCGGGCCCTGCAGCCTCTCGCTTTGTATTTGTTCCTTTGCTCCTGGATGATGCCATCTCGGTAGCATTACAGTGGGTGATGTGGGATGACAATGCCTAGTCCTTTGAGGGCCGCTGGGAGGTCGGGTTTCTTCTCCCCCCACAGCAAGTGTCATGCAACTTTCTGGGAGCTTCTTCTCAGGAGCAGTTCCTGGCCAGGAGGTCTCATACCGGGGTTTTGCTTCCACAGGTCCATCTTCAGTCAGGCTACCCTGTCTTCTCTGGAGCCTCAGAAACATGAGTAATGCCCTGGTGAGCGCCCTTGCGTTTATCCGGTCATCGCGACTGCAGCAGGAGGTGCGGAGATGGGCTTTGGGAGGGAGAGTGTCCTCCCTGCTGAGTTTAGGGGCCCTCTGGGTGGCTAGATTTTGCAGTCTCGTTGGTGTCTCTGCTCCATGTAATTAACCTTTTAAGTAACCTGTCCAGCATTTTGTGGGTGATGCCTCTGGTGGCCTGACTGCCATGGTCTGGGAAGCAGGACAGACTCACAGTGAGGCGTCCGGAACAGTAATGGGGAGCattggggagtgtgtgtggtgtCCAGAGAACTCCAGACTGGACATGCCATGGGCAGCCCTGGTACAGCACGTCAGGCTGGAAAGGACTGACTTGGAGCATTTCTTTAGGgtggctccccccaccctcctgcacaGGTGGTCAGGAGGAAAGAGTTCAGGGTTCCCTAGTGGGGGTTCGGGAGCCCCACCGTGCCCCCACCGGCAGTTTGTGTGGGCCTGCTCAGTCCGATCCATCTGGCCCTGCAGAAAGTGTGGCTCCAGAGTGATGGTCACTTGTCCACTCGCTGCCTTAGTGATGGTGACACATCACATCGCCTGTGGCTCAGTGGTTCAAGGAGGAACAGTTCAGACAGAATTAGCTGTTGGAGCTCCGGCTTGTCAACTCCTAGGAGTGAAGTGAATGAATCGGTGATAGGAACCCAGGACGCTTCAGGCCGCAGGACGAGCCGCCAATGCCCGGTGGCTTCTCCACGTTACCCATTTCTGTTCTTGGCCTTGCAGGGGCCCGTGTCCTTCTGGGACGTGGCTGTGGACTTCACCCAGGAGGAGTGGCGGCAGCTGGATGCCAAACAGAAGATAATCTACAGGGATGTGATGCTGGAGAACTACAGCCACCTCGTCTCCGTGGGTGAGGGGCACTCTGAGTTCCTAAAGTCCCTGGGCTGAGAGCACAGTTACTGGTTTTAACGCCTGCTCTCCTGGGGCTGTTGAGAGCCATATGGTTTGGGTGTCCACGGTGTCCAGCCCGGCGTTTGGGTggttcctgcccccacccacaaagTTCTCTGTGGGCGTGCAGCACAGGTGGGCGAGTAGCCTCCTCCACTCCCACCCACAGATCCGTAGAGCCGGCAGCCAGGCTCAAGTGCTCTTGTTTCCATTAGCAGGGTGTCACATCCTCAAGCCGGAAGTGATCCTCAAGTTGGAGCAAGGAGAAGAACCGTGGGCTGTGAATGGCGGATTCCTGCTTCCTGGTTCCCCAGGTGTGTTGCTGGAGGAGACTGGGAATTTGTTAGTGTTGTTTCGGGGTCCCTGCCTTGAGCATTGGCTTTGTCCTTGCTCTCTCCCATCTCTGGACTTCTTTCTACCCCACAAAAATGAGTTCGCAGAACTTTTCTGTGCTCACATCTATTCAAAACCCATGTCTAGGtgcttccttctccctcttgAATCATGGGTAGCTCCTCTTCTTGCATTTTCGGAAACCTGTTGTCTTGGTGATAATCTGACATGAACATCAGTGTCTGGTGTTACTGCTTTCTTTGCTTGGGGGTGAGCCTGAGTTGAATTAACTAACTTCTGGAAACAGCTCTCAGGTCTCCTGATGGCTGCAGGGGCTGGTGAGCTGCGGTTGCTCATCGCTTCTCCCGCCGTCCATAACTCCTGAGTTAGACTCCTTTTCCCGTTCCTCATGGTCACCCCGGCACTGTCACTGTGAATGGGAACTACTTCTCTACTGTGGCCGGTGCCCCCGGCTTCTGAAATGTCTCATTTCTCAGTTCCCTCCAACATAGTGGACATGAGAACTCTGTCCTGCTGTGCCCACCTGGATTGCTTCGAACTCCTTTGGGTTTGCAGGGTGTGTTGATCTGAAGGTTTTGCCTCCCTCCATGATTCTTGGAATGTTCTGACTCACCGTCTAAAGGGATTTCAGCTCCTTGTCTGTCCGTTTTCTGGCCAGCGTCTCCCCTCCTCACTGCTGGAGGAAAGGGGCGTGTTCCCTCCTCCCCGAGCACTTACATATTAGCACCCGCTTACATTTTGGTTACTTTAGGAGTGGGTGAAATCACTTTACTCCatgatttttatgtgttttacaTTGCATTTCCAATATTCTGTGGGTTTTCAATTAGGATTTTCCAAGCTGATTTGGCCTACCACTTCCTTttacagggaaaataaaaatagctctCTCTTGAAAATCAACCttctgggactagagtgatagtatagcaagtaggacatttgctttgtagACTGCTGATgctgtttcaatccccagcatccctatgatcccccagaattgccaggagtaatacctgggcagagccagaagtaacccctcagcattgccaggtgtggccaaaaaaagaaaaagaaaaagaaatcataaaggACCAGAAACTGAAATTCCCTAAGGGAGTGAGAGAATTCCGAGAATTGGATCCAACACACCCTGCAAACCCAACGAGATTTTGAAGCTACCTAGACATGAGAGCACAGAGATCTGTTGTCCAATATGCCAGAGGAAACGGAGAAGATTGAAAAGAGAAATGGTGACATTTCACAGGccagtgtttgttttgtttttgggctacgcccagccatgctcaggtcttattcccagctctgcgtTCAGGGGTCACCCTCCTGGTAGGCTCCGGAgatcatggggtgccagggatcacacccgggtCCACctattgcaaggcaaatgtcttacctcttgtactaacaccctactcactgtactacctctccagcccctacacccaGTTTTTACCAAGGTGCTGCAAAGGAGCAGAGCTGAGACATGCTTATGTTTTTCATCAGTTCGTTTCTCTCTTACCCTTCATCTCTGGAGGTGCACCCACATTCCtgtcccaaaccaaacaacagggCAAAAAAGTCCATAGCATTATTGTCATCGGTGCCTGACTAAAAACTCATATGCAAGTCTCATTTCTCACATAGAAAGATGTACAAATCCATGCTCATTTTGCCTGTTTTTAGAAGTCTGGAAAGTTGATGATCTGAGAGCGCGAGCCCAGGAGAATGGAGACAAACATTCAAGGCAGACTCTGTTGATCAGCGACGGAAGTGGGACTGAACAGAAAGGTAATGTTCCCAGTAAAACTTTCAGTATAGAAACAAACTCTGCGCCTTCAAGAAAAATGCCCTGTAAATGCAACGCATGTGGAAAGAGTTGCAAACCTGCCTCAGAATTTATCAGTAGTGATGGAAGCTATGCAAGAATAAAACCTGATGAATGTAGTGCGTGTGGGGAATCCTTGCTCCATATTAAGCATGAGAAGCCTAATCCAGCAACTAAGTCTGATGAATTGGATCAGAATGCGGAAGCACATAATCTTAGAGGAGAAAATCCATATCAGAACATTCGTATTTTGGAGAAACCCTGTCACTATCTTGAATGCCAAAAAGCCTTTCAGAAGGATACGGGTTTTATTAGCCACGTAGGAGAGAAGCCCTATAAGTGGAATGAATCTGAACTAGCCATACTCCAGATGTCAAACCTCAGCGAGCACCAGAATGCTCATATCAAAACAAAACCCTATGAATGCACTGCATGTGGGAAATCCTTCTGTAAAAAGTCCAAGTTCATCATCCACCAAAGGACTCACACgggagagaaaccctatgaatgtacGCAGTGTGGGAAGTCCTTCTGCCAGAAGGGCACCCTCACTGTCCATCAGCGCACACACACAGGtgagaaaccctatgaatgtagCGAATGCGGGAAGACTTTCTACCAGAAGCTGCACCTCATTCAGCATCAGAGAACTCACTCAGGAGAGAAGCCCTATGAATGTAGTTACTGTGGGAAATCCTTCTGCCAGAAGACACACCTCACCCAACACCAGAGAACACATTCAGGAGAGAGACCCTATGTTTGTCATGACTGTGGGAAAACCTTCTCCCAAAAGTCGGCGCTCAATGACCACCAGAAAATTCACACGGGTGTGAAACTCTACAAGTGTAACGAGTGTGGGAAGTGCTTCTGCCGGAAGTCGACCCTCACCACGCATCAGAGaacacacacaggagagaagcCTTATGAGTGCAATGAATGTGGGAAGTTCTTCTCTCGCCTGTCCTATCTCACTGTACACTACAGAACTCATTCAGGAGAGAAGCCCTATGAATGTACCGATTGTGGGAAAACCTTCTACCTGAATTCAGCCCTCATGAGGCATCAGAGAGTACACACAGGAGAAAAACCTTACGAATGTAGTGAGTGTGGGAAGCTATTCTCCCAGTTGTCATACCTCACCATCCACCACAGAACTCATTCAGGAGTGAAGCCTTATGAATGTAACGAGTGTGGGAAAACGTTCTATCAGAACTCAGCCCTGTGTAGACATCGGCGAATACATAAGGGGGAGAAACCTTATGAATGTTATATATGTGGGAAATTCTTCTCTCAGATGTCATACCTCACTATACATCATCGAATTCATTCGGGAGAGAAGCCCTATGAATGTAGTGAATGTGGGAAGACATTCTGCCAGAATTCAGCCCTTAATCGGCATCAGAGAACACACACAGGAGAAAAAGCATATGAATGTTACGAATGTGGAAAATTCTTCTCTCAGATGTCATATCTCACTATCCATCATCGGATTCATTCAGGAGAGAAACCTTTTGAATGTAACGAGTGTGGAAAGGCTTTCTCTCGGATGTCTTACCTGACCGTACACTATAGAACGCATTCAGGAGAAAAACCCTATGAATGTACCGAATGTGGGAAAAAATTCTACCACAAATCAGCCTTTAATAGCCATCAGAGGATTCATAGGAGAGGGAATATGAATGTCCGTGATGTGGAGAGACTACTCTGACTTCCAGCCTCTTGTACTGGATAAGAAAGTCTCCTTGGGGTCAAACTCTTGTCCAAGGATTCACCAGGAGCGTGGCCAAGGCTTTGCACACTTGTCAGACTGCAGGTCTGGAAGTTAACAGGCGAGAAACCGCAGTTGTCACGCAGCACAGGCTTGGATGCTGGACTGAGGAGTAAAGATGCGAATGCATTTGATTGTGTCGTCATAGATTTTTACTTGTCAGGGAATTACCAAGAGGAACTTTTTTCAACacaagaagtgtgtgtgtgtgggggggaaactTTGGacattatattaaaatgtatgtttctggggctggagcaatagcacagtgggtagggcgtttgccttgcacacagccgacccgggttcgattcccagcatcccgtatggtcccctgagcaccgccaggggtaattcctgagtgcagagccaggagttaacccctgtgcatcgccgggtgtgacccaaaaagcaaaaaaaaaaaaaaataaaaataaataaaatgtatgtttctGATATATATCAAACTATAGGTCAAAAAGGGTAATTGTGAATAATCCTTGTAAATAGGAGTTATAAAATCAGGGTAACTAATCAATTATAGcaacattaaaacaaatttatgtgTGATTCTTGAGAATAtgcagcttttttgtttttgtttttgcttttattttgctgtttcctttttttaGGATTACATTAAAAAGAATTGTATGTTCAATTTGAGTCCTGTTTGAAAGGGCAGTGTATCGTTAGCAGAATAATTTGTGAACATAAGATCATCCACTCTAAATAGGAGATCCATGTTAGTGGCTTAATAtgtcgagggggctggagccataatacatcggctaaggctcttgccttgcatgcagctgacccaggtttgatccccagcaccccagatggtcccctgagtcaggcaggaataattcatgaacacagagggggctggagcgatagcacagcgggtagggtatttaccttgcatgcagccgacccgagttcgattcccag from Sorex araneus isolate mSorAra2 chromosome 4, mSorAra2.pri, whole genome shotgun sequence includes these protein-coding regions:
- the ZNF12 gene encoding zinc finger protein 12 isoform X2 — translated: MSNALVSALAFIRSSRLQQEGPVSFWDVAVDFTQEEWRQLDAKQKIIYRDVMLENYSHLVSVGCHILKPEVILKLEQGEEPWAVNGGFLLPGSPEVWKVDDLRARAQENGDKHSRQTLLISDGSGTEQKGNVPSKTFSIETNSAPSRKMPCKCNACGKSCKPASEFISSDGSYARIKPDECSACGESLLHIKHEKPNPATKSDELDQNAEAHNLRGENPYQNIRILEKPCHYLECQKAFQKDTGFISHVGEKPYKWNESELAILQMSNLSEHQNAHIKTKPYECTACGKSFCKKSKFIIHQRTHTGEKPYECTQCGKSFCQKGTLTVHQRTHTGEKPYECSECGKTFYQKLHLIQHQRTHSGEKPYECSYCGKSFCQKTHLTQHQRTHSGERPYVCHDCGKTFSQKSALNDHQKIHTGVKLYKCNECGKCFCRKSTLTTHQRTHTGEKPYECNECGKFFSRLSYLTVHYRTHSGEKPYECTDCGKTFYLNSALMRHQRVHTGEKPYECSECGKLFSQLSYLTIHHRTHSGVKPYECNECGKTFYQNSALCRHRRIHKGEKPYECYICGKFFSQMSYLTIHHRIHSGEKPYECSECGKTFCQNSALNRHQRTHTGEKAYECYECGKFFSQMSYLTIHHRIHSGEKPFECNECGKAFSRMSYLTVHYRTHSGEKPYECTECGKKFYHKSAFNSHQRIHRRGNMNVRDVERLL
- the ZNF12 gene encoding zinc finger protein 12 isoform X3; this encodes MSNALGPVSFWDVAVDFTQEEWRQLDAKQKIIYRDVMLENYSHLVSVAGCHILKPEVILKLEQGEEPWAVNGGFLLPGSPEVWKVDDLRARAQENGDKHSRQTLLISDGSGTEQKGNVPSKTFSIETNSAPSRKMPCKCNACGKSCKPASEFISSDGSYARIKPDECSACGESLLHIKHEKPNPATKSDELDQNAEAHNLRGENPYQNIRILEKPCHYLECQKAFQKDTGFISHVGEKPYKWNESELAILQMSNLSEHQNAHIKTKPYECTACGKSFCKKSKFIIHQRTHTGEKPYECTQCGKSFCQKGTLTVHQRTHTGEKPYECSECGKTFYQKLHLIQHQRTHSGEKPYECSYCGKSFCQKTHLTQHQRTHSGERPYVCHDCGKTFSQKSALNDHQKIHTGVKLYKCNECGKCFCRKSTLTTHQRTHTGEKPYECNECGKFFSRLSYLTVHYRTHSGEKPYECTDCGKTFYLNSALMRHQRVHTGEKPYECSECGKLFSQLSYLTIHHRTHSGVKPYECNECGKTFYQNSALCRHRRIHKGEKPYECYICGKFFSQMSYLTIHHRIHSGEKPYECSECGKTFCQNSALNRHQRTHTGEKAYECYECGKFFSQMSYLTIHHRIHSGEKPFECNECGKAFSRMSYLTVHYRTHSGEKPYECTECGKKFYHKSAFNSHQRIHRRGNMNVRDVERLL
- the ZNF12 gene encoding zinc finger protein 12 isoform X4, with protein sequence MSNALGPVSFWDVAVDFTQEEWRQLDAKQKIIYRDVMLENYSHLVSVGCHILKPEVILKLEQGEEPWAVNGGFLLPGSPEVWKVDDLRARAQENGDKHSRQTLLISDGSGTEQKGNVPSKTFSIETNSAPSRKMPCKCNACGKSCKPASEFISSDGSYARIKPDECSACGESLLHIKHEKPNPATKSDELDQNAEAHNLRGENPYQNIRILEKPCHYLECQKAFQKDTGFISHVGEKPYKWNESELAILQMSNLSEHQNAHIKTKPYECTACGKSFCKKSKFIIHQRTHTGEKPYECTQCGKSFCQKGTLTVHQRTHTGEKPYECSECGKTFYQKLHLIQHQRTHSGEKPYECSYCGKSFCQKTHLTQHQRTHSGERPYVCHDCGKTFSQKSALNDHQKIHTGVKLYKCNECGKCFCRKSTLTTHQRTHTGEKPYECNECGKFFSRLSYLTVHYRTHSGEKPYECTDCGKTFYLNSALMRHQRVHTGEKPYECSECGKLFSQLSYLTIHHRTHSGVKPYECNECGKTFYQNSALCRHRRIHKGEKPYECYICGKFFSQMSYLTIHHRIHSGEKPYECSECGKTFCQNSALNRHQRTHTGEKAYECYECGKFFSQMSYLTIHHRIHSGEKPFECNECGKAFSRMSYLTVHYRTHSGEKPYECTECGKKFYHKSAFNSHQRIHRRGNMNVRDVERLL
- the ZNF12 gene encoding zinc finger protein 12 isoform X1, which encodes MSNALVSALAFIRSSRLQQEGPVSFWDVAVDFTQEEWRQLDAKQKIIYRDVMLENYSHLVSVAGCHILKPEVILKLEQGEEPWAVNGGFLLPGSPEVWKVDDLRARAQENGDKHSRQTLLISDGSGTEQKGNVPSKTFSIETNSAPSRKMPCKCNACGKSCKPASEFISSDGSYARIKPDECSACGESLLHIKHEKPNPATKSDELDQNAEAHNLRGENPYQNIRILEKPCHYLECQKAFQKDTGFISHVGEKPYKWNESELAILQMSNLSEHQNAHIKTKPYECTACGKSFCKKSKFIIHQRTHTGEKPYECTQCGKSFCQKGTLTVHQRTHTGEKPYECSECGKTFYQKLHLIQHQRTHSGEKPYECSYCGKSFCQKTHLTQHQRTHSGERPYVCHDCGKTFSQKSALNDHQKIHTGVKLYKCNECGKCFCRKSTLTTHQRTHTGEKPYECNECGKFFSRLSYLTVHYRTHSGEKPYECTDCGKTFYLNSALMRHQRVHTGEKPYECSECGKLFSQLSYLTIHHRTHSGVKPYECNECGKTFYQNSALCRHRRIHKGEKPYECYICGKFFSQMSYLTIHHRIHSGEKPYECSECGKTFCQNSALNRHQRTHTGEKAYECYECGKFFSQMSYLTIHHRIHSGEKPFECNECGKAFSRMSYLTVHYRTHSGEKPYECTECGKKFYHKSAFNSHQRIHRRGNMNVRDVERLL